In Rhineura floridana isolate rRhiFlo1 chromosome 6, rRhiFlo1.hap2, whole genome shotgun sequence, one genomic interval encodes:
- the GPR52 gene encoding G-protein coupled receptor 52, with the protein MNQSIWVERKTLNMSGSIMNVSEHYSCPFGFGHYNAIDICIFETIIIVLLTFLIIAGNLTVIFVFHCAPMLHHYTTSYFIQTMAYADLFVGVSCLIPTLSLLHYSTSVHESLTCQVFGYVISVLKSVSMACLAFISMDRYLAITKPLSYNQLVTPCRLRICIILIWLYSCLIFLPSFFGWGKPGYHGDIFEWCATSWLTNAYFTGFIVFLLYAPAAFIICFTYFHIFRICQQHTKEINARRARFPSHEVDTAAETGHGPDWHYAMVLFRITSVFYVLWLPYIIYFMLESSRVLENPALSFLTTWLAISNSFCNCVVYSLSNSVFRLGLWRLSETICSSCIHKKDSIVQDPVPRKRANSCSI; encoded by the coding sequence ATGAACCAGTCCATTTGGGTTGAACGGAAGACTCTGAATATGAGTGGTAGCATTATGAATGTATCTGAGCATTACTCCTGCCCATTTGGTTTTGGACACTACAATGCCATTGATATCTGCATCTTTGAGACTATCATTATTGTGTTACTAACATTTTTAATTATAGCTGGTAACTTAACAGTTATTTTTGTCTTTCATTGTGCTCCAATGTTACATCATTATACCACCAGCTATTTTATTCAGACTATGGCTTATGCAGATCTTTTTGTTGGGGTTAGCTGCTTGATTCCTACCTTGTCATTGCTGCACTACTCTACAAGTGTCCATGAGTCCTTGACTTGTCAAGTTTTTGGATATGTCATCTCTGTACTGAAAAGTGTTTCAATGGCATGCCTTGCTTTTATTAGCATGGATCGCTATCTTGCTATCACAAAACCGCTCTCCTACAACCAGTTGGTTACACCTTGCCGGTTGAGAATCTGCATCATTTTGATTTGGCTCTATTCCTGCCTTatctttttgccttccttttttgGCTGGGGAAAGCCAGGTTATCATGGAGATATCTTTGAATGGTGTGCAACCTCTTGGCTTACCAATGCCTATTTTACTGGCTTTATTGTGTTCTTACTATATGCTCCAGCTGCCTTCATAATCTGTTTTACATACTTCCACATATTCAGAATCTGCCAGCAGCACACCAAAGAGATAAACGCCAGGAGAGCTCGTTTTCCTAGTCATGAAGTAGATACTGCTGCAGAAACTGGGCATGGCCCTGACTGGCACTATGCTATGGTTTTATTTCGTATAACTAGTGTGTTTTATGTGCTCTGGCTCCCCTACATCATCTACTTTATGCTGGAGAGCTCTAGGGTGCTGGAAAATCCAGCACTGTCTTTCTTAACAACTTGGCTTGCTATAAGCAATAGTTTTTGTAACTGTGTTGTATATAGTCTCTCAAACAGTGTTTTCAGACTGGGACTTTGGAGATTGTCAGAGACAATATGTTCATCTTGTATACATAAAAAAGACAGCATTGTTCAAGACCCAGTTCCTAGAAAACGGGCCAATTCCTGCTCCATCTAA